One Desulfovibrionales bacterium genomic region harbors:
- a CDS encoding STAS domain-containing protein — protein sequence MADAYSPCQEQAEGIIKLRGEIGVHHLDDLYECLKDRFVLEQDLTIDCQEVVQMDTAAIQILIAFKKSLTEGHRLTIKNIPPDLEKVWEIIGVKQMLLKE from the coding sequence ATGGCTGATGCGTATTCTCCGTGTCAGGAACAGGCAGAAGGCATTATTAAGTTGCGTGGCGAGATAGGCGTCCACCATCTTGACGACTTATATGAGTGCCTGAAGGATCGGTTTGTGCTGGAGCAGGATCTGACTATAGACTGTCAGGAAGTTGTACAGATGGATACAGCGGCTATACAGATACTGATAGCCTTCAAAAAATCTCTTACCGAAGGTCACAGGCTGACCATTAAAAATATACCGCCCGACTTGGAAAAGGTTTGGGAAATAATCGGGGTCAAACAGATGCTCCTGAAAGAATAG
- a CDS encoding ATP-binding cassette domain-containing protein — MINASNVALAYGKRVIFKDVNIKFAPGNCYGLIGANGAGKSTFLQILAGEIEPDKGEITVGAGERIAVLRQDHFAFDEETVFHTVIMGHRRLYQLMAEREALYAKTELSEADGLRCGEIEVEFAEMNGYDIESEVAVLLNGLGIHEDLRQKKMKELDGGDKVRVLLAQALFGNPDILLLDEPTNNLDQQSIIWLENFLFRFQNTTIIVSHDRHFLNQVCTHMADIDFGRIQVYVGNYDFWYEASQLILKQRQNENKKATARADELKAFIQRFSSNASKAKQATSRKKLLEKLTIEDMPVSSRKYPYVVFKPGRPCGDIILEIKDLCKEVDGVTALHNLTLTVNKGDKIAFVGDSTLARTTLFQILTGEMAPDSGSFRWGQTISTAYFPKENSDYFAHDLNLIEWLRQFAPITEGENFVRGFLGRMLFSGEEALKQVGVLSGGERVRCMLARMMLADANTLIFDEPTNHLDLESITALNNGLIAFPEVVLFASHDHQSVATVANRIIEITPTGIIDRMTNYDDYLEDAEVTRLRGDLCQAMAS; from the coding sequence ATGATCAACGCATCGAATGTCGCCCTCGCCTACGGCAAGAGGGTTATTTTTAAGGACGTCAATATCAAATTTGCCCCCGGCAACTGTTACGGACTGATCGGCGCCAACGGCGCCGGCAAATCCACTTTTCTCCAGATTCTCGCCGGCGAAATAGAACCGGACAAGGGAGAAATCACAGTCGGGGCCGGCGAGCGGATTGCGGTGCTGCGGCAGGACCATTTCGCCTTTGACGAGGAAACGGTCTTCCATACCGTCATCATGGGGCACCGAAGGCTTTACCAACTGATGGCCGAGCGGGAGGCGCTCTACGCCAAGACCGAACTCTCGGAAGCGGACGGCCTCCGCTGCGGGGAGATCGAGGTCGAATTTGCCGAGATGAACGGCTATGACATTGAATCCGAGGTGGCGGTGCTGCTCAACGGGCTCGGCATTCATGAGGACCTGCGCCAGAAGAAGATGAAGGAGCTCGATGGCGGAGACAAAGTGCGAGTGCTGCTCGCGCAGGCCCTGTTCGGGAACCCGGACATCCTTCTGCTTGACGAGCCGACAAACAATCTGGACCAGCAATCCATCATCTGGCTGGAGAATTTCCTTTTCCGATTTCAGAACACGACCATTATCGTTTCCCATGACCGCCATTTTCTGAATCAGGTCTGCACCCACATGGCGGATATCGACTTCGGCCGCATCCAGGTGTATGTTGGGAACTACGACTTCTGGTACGAGGCCAGCCAGTTGATTCTCAAGCAGAGGCAGAATGAGAACAAAAAGGCTACTGCCCGGGCCGACGAGCTCAAGGCGTTCATCCAGCGTTTCAGCTCCAACGCCTCCAAGGCCAAGCAGGCCACCTCGCGGAAAAAACTGCTGGAAAAGCTCACCATCGAGGACATGCCGGTCTCGTCGCGGAAATACCCCTATGTGGTGTTCAAGCCCGGGCGGCCCTGCGGCGACATCATCCTCGAGATCAAGGACCTCTGCAAGGAGGTGGACGGGGTCACGGCCTTGCATAATTTAACCCTCACCGTCAACAAGGGGGACAAAATCGCCTTTGTCGGCGACAGCACCTTGGCCAGGACGACCCTTTTCCAGATACTGACCGGGGAGATGGCGCCGGACAGCGGCAGCTTCCGCTGGGGCCAGACCATCTCCACCGCCTATTTTCCTAAGGAGAACAGCGACTACTTCGCCCATGACCTGAACCTGATCGAATGGCTCCGCCAGTTTGCGCCCATCACCGAGGGCGAGAACTTTGTCCGCGGGTTTCTCGGCCGGATGCTCTTCTCCGGCGAAGAGGCGCTCAAGCAGGTCGGCGTCCTTTCCGGCGGCGAGCGGGTCCGCTGTATGCTGGCGCGGATGATGCTGGCCGACGCCAACACTCTCATCTTCGATGAGCCGACCAATCACCTGGACCTTGAATCGATCACCGCCCTCAACAACGGCCTCATAGCCTTCCCTGAGGTGGTGCTTTTCGCTTCCCATGATCACCAGTCCGTCGCCACAGTGGCGAACCGGATCATCGAGATTACCCCGACCGGGATCATCGATCGGATGACAAATTATGACGATTATCTGGAAGACGCGGAGGTGACGAGGCTCAGAGGTGATCTCTGCCAGGCAATGGCGAGCTGA
- a CDS encoding 3'-5' exonuclease domain-containing protein 2: MSGKEAGDGRGVARRLNKKEINACPMTKWRGPVHVIRTAGELADAVRHLAKETLLGLDTETRPAFKKGESYPPSLLQLAGEQEVFIFQLQYLGLPKPLRRLLAQPEITKAGVALTYDIRELQKLAPFQSARCVDLDRMAREAGLLNQGLRGLAAVLLGLRISKAAQTSNWARSTLTPLQIRYAATDAWLGRILFQKLLQIKDSGDSAGS; the protein is encoded by the coding sequence ATGTCCGGAAAAGAGGCCGGCGACGGCCGGGGAGTTGCCCGGCGGCTTAACAAAAAGGAAATCAACGCCTGCCCTATGACCAAATGGCGGGGACCGGTTCACGTCATCCGCACTGCCGGGGAGCTGGCCGACGCGGTCCGGCATTTGGCAAAGGAGACCCTGCTAGGGTTGGACACGGAAACCAGGCCTGCCTTTAAAAAGGGAGAGAGTTACCCGCCATCACTGCTACAGCTCGCAGGCGAACAGGAGGTTTTCATTTTCCAGTTGCAGTACCTCGGCCTGCCCAAACCGCTCCGCCGCCTCTTGGCGCAGCCCGAGATCACCAAGGCCGGCGTCGCCCTGACGTATGATATCAGGGAATTGCAGAAACTGGCCCCCTTCCAGTCGGCACGGTGCGTGGACCTCGACAGGATGGCCAGAGAAGCGGGCCTTCTAAATCAAGGCTTGCGGGGACTTGCCGCCGTTCTGCTGGGGCTACGCATCTCCAAGGCAGCCCAGACTTCCAATTGGGCACGGAGCACACTAACCCCGCTGCAAATTCGATACGCGGCCACCGATGCCTGGCTGGGCCGGATACTCTTTCAAAAACTCCTGCAGATCAAAGATTCAGGAGATTCGGCAGGCTCCTAG
- a CDS encoding methyl-accepting chemotaxis protein has product MLKLLKAYINKKLRFKILIALILTSALFVGVLIYLGVNGYREDVLNKVTRFELELANMTHAGIKHPMAIGNMDAVKEQLKDIKTAMKGIEVYITDADQTVFYASHEETVGTNLGNLLADPELTKTLSNILSTGADPRRPFLQTINGEPYNLIFHPILNEPACYNCHAPAKRVLGSLVVRQSVAADYASIASLRNRYIMAGALGVISLVVILNYLITRLITRRIRYLSDKVTQVAEGDVDVNIEVRGEDSIGRLNKNFNIMLLHLRDRIEYANSLKRGISDPFFVVDPDLTITYMNDAAAAITGYQKEEVVGKMKCWDVFKSNLCTDCSLKKCMATGQAAEAERVRCEITNRHGKIVPIEASVAALKDAGGKILGGFKIFHDITARVEAEKILKETAAKEEEQRRYLEGRVDNLLNVLDKAAGGDLTARVESIGKKDLMDRLADKVNEMFEKIGSLIKQTKRTANIVAQGTNQISAGNQDLSQRTQEQAATIEEAGATLEQMTANVSQNAANTMKVNQLAQESVTLAQEGTSVVKETVHAMTEVWTASKKIVEIMDLVNEITFQTNLLALNAAVEAARAGEHGRGFAVVATEIRNLSKRSGEAAKDIQNLIHDSMAKIEESHKLVGQTGSSLEKITGCITAVSEAVSEVSAATQEQSRSIEQVNQAVTDMGDVVQQNAALVEQLAGASQTLAAKAALLKKLTKEFSVAGADEDSIEEEPLTPATLTGREKRGTMPPVKRPLRQDMLQKAVLKEISPEEADLNMEEGFEEF; this is encoded by the coding sequence ATGCTTAAATTACTTAAGGCCTACATCAACAAGAAATTGCGCTTCAAGATTCTGATTGCACTAATATTGACCTCGGCGCTTTTTGTGGGGGTCCTTATATACCTCGGCGTTAATGGTTACAGAGAAGACGTCCTGAATAAAGTGACGCGGTTTGAGCTGGAACTGGCGAACATGACACACGCGGGAATAAAACACCCCATGGCTATCGGCAATATGGATGCAGTCAAGGAACAACTAAAAGACATCAAAACGGCTATGAAGGGGATAGAGGTTTACATAACGGATGCCGACCAGACTGTATTCTATGCCAGTCATGAAGAAACAGTCGGAACTAATCTCGGAAACCTGTTAGCGGATCCTGAACTCACAAAAACCCTGAGCAACATACTTTCTACCGGCGCTGATCCCAGACGACCATTCCTGCAGACTATAAATGGCGAACCATATAACCTTATCTTTCATCCCATTCTTAATGAACCGGCTTGTTACAACTGCCATGCCCCGGCCAAAAGGGTGCTGGGCTCTCTGGTGGTGCGTCAATCCGTAGCCGCTGATTATGCTTCTATTGCCTCTCTTAGAAACCGGTATATCATGGCCGGAGCGCTGGGAGTCATATCTTTGGTTGTAATCCTTAACTATCTGATAACCCGCCTCATCACGCGTCGCATCCGTTACCTATCCGATAAGGTAACCCAGGTAGCCGAAGGAGACGTAGATGTAAATATCGAGGTGAGGGGCGAAGACTCCATAGGAAGGTTGAATAAAAACTTCAATATCATGCTGCTACACCTGCGTGACAGGATAGAATATGCGAACAGTCTGAAGCGCGGGATCAGCGATCCATTCTTCGTTGTCGATCCAGATCTAACCATAACCTATATGAACGATGCCGCTGCGGCCATAACCGGATACCAGAAAGAGGAAGTAGTAGGCAAGATGAAGTGTTGGGACGTTTTCAAAAGCAATCTCTGCACCGACTGTAGCTTAAAAAAGTGTATGGCCACCGGCCAGGCTGCGGAAGCGGAAAGGGTGCGGTGCGAAATAACCAACCGCCATGGAAAGATAGTTCCCATAGAGGCCAGCGTTGCCGCCCTTAAAGACGCTGGCGGCAAGATACTGGGGGGCTTCAAGATCTTTCATGATATCACCGCCAGGGTCGAAGCAGAAAAGATTCTCAAAGAAACAGCCGCTAAGGAAGAGGAGCAAAGGCGATATCTGGAAGGACGGGTGGACAATCTGCTCAATGTCCTGGACAAGGCCGCCGGGGGAGATCTCACGGCCAGAGTAGAGTCCATAGGTAAAAAAGACCTCATGGACAGGCTGGCAGACAAGGTCAACGAGATGTTCGAGAAGATTGGCTCGCTCATAAAGCAGACAAAAAGGACTGCGAACATTGTGGCTCAGGGGACAAATCAGATCTCCGCGGGTAATCAGGACCTGTCGCAGCGGACTCAGGAGCAGGCGGCCACTATAGAAGAAGCCGGCGCCACCCTCGAACAAATGACCGCCAATGTCAGCCAGAACGCTGCCAATACCATGAAGGTCAACCAGTTGGCCCAGGAATCCGTGACCCTGGCGCAGGAAGGAACATCAGTAGTGAAAGAGACGGTCCATGCCATGACTGAGGTGTGGACCGCCAGCAAAAAAATTGTAGAAATTATGGACCTGGTTAACGAGATCACCTTTCAGACCAATCTCCTGGCCCTTAATGCCGCGGTGGAGGCCGCCCGGGCCGGTGAACACGGCCGCGGTTTTGCGGTGGTAGCCACGGAAATACGCAATCTTTCCAAGAGAAGCGGGGAGGCAGCTAAAGATATACAGAATCTCATCCATGACAGTATGGCTAAGATTGAAGAAAGCCATAAGTTAGTCGGTCAAACCGGCAGCAGTCTGGAAAAGATAACCGGATGCATTACTGCCGTGTCCGAGGCCGTTTCTGAGGTCTCGGCGGCTACTCAGGAACAATCACGCAGTATTGAGCAAGTGAATCAGGCTGTTACCGATATGGGGGATGTTGTACAGCAAAATGCCGCTCTGGTTGAACAATTAGCAGGCGCTAGTCAAACGCTGGCGGCTAAGGCCGCACTCCTGAAAAAGTTAACTAAGGAATTTTCTGTGGCCGGGGCAGATGAAGATTCCATAGAGGAAGAGCCGTTGACTCCGGCAACTCTCACCGGGAGAGAAAAAAGGGGGACTATGCCCCCGGTAAAAAGGCCTTTACGTCAAGATATGTTGCAAAAGGCCGTGCTTAAGGAGATATCCCCGGAAGAAGCAGATCTCAACATGGAGGAAGGTTTTGAAGAATTCTAA
- a CDS encoding cytochrome c3 family protein, translating into MPKDRTKSVIKIPRQKALTFAATLIFSLVLILSLPPAASARVTGPCANCHTMHNSQGGLPVEPGGPYGQLLVGDCVGCHSATDGATWKDPVTGAPIVNNTGQPSYGSQGLAGGNFYWVTVNDANGHNIFSTNPDDVLMSAPGEAYVGGGCGTNVCHSNLHLPFQASSEFEPIHGYLNGRSGCTGCHMVSGFNKFSQIKSWHHTSVTDGVADSAAEGWYRFLSGHFSGYQYGVAGIEDGDWQYTSSANDHNEYLGKQVASGTGGFVSIQANTATAFCCGCHGNFHIKRQGGAWIRHPVDRRIPASGEYADAFGAGGGTATYDPIVPVARPALVAVSDTVTIGTDMVMCLSCHKAHASPYPDMLRWDYATIQASGGGTGGCFQCHTSKN; encoded by the coding sequence ATGCCCAAGGACCGGACGAAATCGGTCATCAAGATACCCCGGCAAAAGGCACTCACATTCGCGGCGACTTTAATCTTTTCCCTTGTCCTGATCCTATCGCTCCCACCCGCCGCTTCCGCCAGAGTAACAGGACCATGTGCCAACTGCCACACCATGCACAACAGTCAGGGGGGGCTTCCGGTAGAACCCGGAGGCCCCTACGGTCAACTCCTGGTAGGCGACTGTGTGGGCTGCCATTCAGCCACCGACGGCGCGACCTGGAAAGATCCGGTAACCGGCGCTCCTATTGTCAATAATACCGGCCAGCCCTCCTACGGCAGTCAAGGCCTCGCCGGCGGGAATTTTTATTGGGTAACGGTAAATGACGCAAACGGGCATAACATATTCTCAACCAATCCCGATGACGTCCTGATGAGCGCCCCCGGGGAAGCGTACGTAGGCGGCGGCTGTGGCACAAACGTTTGCCATAGCAATCTCCATCTTCCTTTTCAGGCTTCTTCCGAATTCGAGCCCATTCATGGCTACCTGAACGGGCGATCCGGCTGCACCGGCTGTCATATGGTATCAGGCTTCAACAAGTTCAGTCAAATCAAGAGTTGGCATCATACCAGTGTTACGGATGGGGTGGCGGATAGCGCTGCAGAGGGATGGTACCGCTTTCTGTCGGGCCATTTCAGCGGTTACCAGTACGGAGTTGCAGGCATAGAGGACGGCGACTGGCAATACACCAGCAGTGCCAATGACCATAATGAGTACCTCGGTAAGCAGGTCGCCAGCGGGACTGGCGGGTTTGTCTCCATACAGGCCAACACGGCCACAGCCTTCTGCTGCGGTTGTCACGGAAATTTCCACATCAAGAGACAGGGAGGGGCCTGGATACGACACCCCGTAGATCGCAGGATACCGGCGTCCGGTGAATACGCCGACGCTTTCGGTGCCGGTGGCGGCACCGCGACGTATGACCCCATCGTCCCCGTAGCCCGCCCCGCACTCGTCGCGGTCAGTGACACGGTAACCATCGGTACGGACATGGTTATGTGTCTCTCCTGCCATAAGGCCCACGCCAGCCCCTATCCTGACATGCTTCGATGGGACTATGCGACTATCCAGGCCAGCGGTGGAGGAACCGGCGGCTGCTTCCAGTGTCACACAAGCAAGAATTAG
- a CDS encoding chemotaxis protein CheA, protein MEQDELLQIYFSEADELLQTMEHSLMTLESDPQNQSVINEVFRAMHTMKSSSAMVGFTQLSEHAHLLENLMERIRSKQLPITQNLVSFLLENHDVIKSAVENAAQGKPDVGLDAFPAMAEKVKRFLGLAAGQEEDRVTAPITTGMSGGQKESSGGSYYEIDMRFRKDIFQTGQDPLMLLYELGDLAEIISVETDLSSLPPFLEMDPFQLYLAWRLLIKTDRPLPTIEKVFVFVQEDELNQVSIRDVSSHFREGVDTRMADKPLGEILIDQKLVSEQEIQEVLTQQKKVGEALLEKGKISPDELNKIVDLQEKSRTVLRKSTVRVDTDKLDQLANMVEEMTIQLARISAILGDLPPDVTRKLGSEPDILNRIGREVQEQVMRLRMFPIEGTFQRFQRMARDLAREQHKQIKIILGGGETELDKDVIEHINDPLTHIIRNCIGHGIEDPDERKQSGKTPEGIINLNAYQQEGKIYIEIKDDGRGIDAEAVRRKAIERGLIKENDQPSPEEIYKFLFIPGFSTAKEVSSISGRGVGMDVVQNNIQQLGGTIDIFSEKGKGATFVIKLPLTLAVIDGMYVGVGADIFVIPLLTVLSTAVLKKGNLKTIEGKGEVVRLGDSYVPLIHLDRILGIERRQTDTEPLVVFVSSEKRILGLGVDEILDHQQVVIKNLEKNFCRISGIAGGAIMPDGSVALVLDVYGLDHLFFGRNRVHELVH, encoded by the coding sequence ATGGAACAGGACGAGCTGTTACAGATATATTTTTCAGAAGCTGACGAATTGTTGCAAACCATGGAACATAGTCTGATGACCCTGGAATCCGATCCGCAAAATCAGTCCGTTATTAACGAGGTCTTCCGGGCGATGCACACAATGAAGAGCAGCTCGGCTATGGTCGGCTTTACCCAGCTCTCTGAACATGCCCATCTCCTGGAAAACCTCATGGAAAGGATACGCAGCAAACAACTGCCTATAACCCAAAACCTGGTTTCCTTTCTCCTGGAAAACCATGATGTTATAAAATCGGCAGTGGAAAATGCGGCCCAGGGAAAGCCGGACGTGGGGCTGGATGCCTTTCCGGCCATGGCCGAAAAAGTAAAACGGTTCCTGGGCCTCGCCGCAGGACAAGAAGAAGACCGGGTAACTGCGCCGATAACTACCGGCATGTCCGGCGGCCAGAAGGAATCCTCCGGGGGATCTTATTATGAGATTGATATGCGCTTTCGCAAGGACATCTTCCAGACCGGACAGGATCCGCTGATGCTGCTGTATGAACTGGGAGATTTGGCTGAGATAATATCAGTAGAGACAGACCTGTCTTCTCTGCCGCCATTTCTGGAAATGGACCCCTTCCAGCTTTACCTTGCCTGGCGGCTCCTGATCAAAACCGACCGACCCCTGCCCACCATAGAAAAGGTATTCGTCTTTGTTCAGGAAGATGAATTAAACCAGGTTTCCATAAGAGACGTATCATCACATTTTCGGGAAGGGGTGGACACCAGAATGGCTGACAAGCCGCTGGGAGAGATATTAATTGATCAAAAACTGGTCAGCGAGCAGGAAATACAAGAAGTCCTCACCCAGCAGAAAAAGGTGGGAGAGGCTTTATTAGAAAAGGGCAAAATCTCCCCGGATGAACTAAATAAGATCGTTGACCTCCAGGAAAAAAGCCGGACGGTCCTTCGTAAGTCCACGGTACGCGTAGATACAGATAAGCTCGACCAGCTCGCAAACATGGTGGAGGAAATGACCATACAACTGGCGCGAATCTCCGCCATCCTGGGGGATTTGCCACCGGACGTCACCAGAAAATTGGGCAGTGAGCCGGATATCCTGAACAGGATTGGCCGGGAGGTGCAGGAACAGGTTATGCGTCTCCGCATGTTTCCTATCGAAGGCACATTTCAAAGGTTTCAAAGAATGGCCCGGGACCTGGCCCGGGAGCAACATAAGCAGATTAAGATTATTCTGGGCGGGGGAGAGACAGAACTGGACAAGGATGTTATCGAACACATAAACGATCCCTTAACGCACATAATACGCAATTGTATCGGCCACGGGATCGAAGATCCTGACGAAAGAAAGCAGTCGGGCAAAACCCCGGAGGGGATCATCAACCTTAATGCTTACCAACAGGAAGGCAAGATATACATTGAAATTAAGGATGATGGCCGCGGTATCGACGCCGAAGCAGTGCGGCGAAAGGCTATAGAACGGGGCCTGATCAAAGAAAACGACCAGCCCTCGCCTGAAGAGATTTACAAGTTTCTATTTATTCCTGGATTTTCCACCGCTAAAGAGGTCAGTTCTATATCCGGCCGCGGGGTAGGGATGGACGTAGTACAGAATAACATTCAGCAATTGGGAGGGACGATCGATATCTTTTCCGAAAAGGGCAAAGGAGCTACCTTCGTCATAAAGCTTCCTTTAACCCTGGCGGTTATTGATGGTATGTATGTTGGCGTGGGGGCCGATATTTTTGTCATACCCTTGCTAACCGTTCTAAGCACAGCCGTGCTTAAAAAAGGCAACTTAAAGACCATAGAAGGCAAGGGTGAGGTGGTACGTTTGGGGGATTCATACGTGCCGCTCATCCACCTGGATAGAATCCTGGGTATAGAACGCCGGCAAACAGATACAGAACCATTGGTCGTCTTTGTAAGCAGTGAAAAAAGGATCCTGGGCCTAGGCGTGGACGAAATACTCGATCATCAGCAGGTCGTAATTAAAAACCTGGAGAAAAATTTCTGTAGAATTTCCGGGATTGCCGGAGGCGCTATTATGCCTGATGGCAGCGTAGCTCTCGTCCTGGACGTGTATGGTCTGGATCATCTATTCTTTGGTCGAAATCGGGTCCATGAGCTAGTCCATTGA
- a CDS encoding response regulator: protein MDITILLVDDSKLVQAKFRLALENAGFQVISALDGKEGLSIARGKKPDLIILDVNMPGMDGWQVLRSLKIHPELRKIPVIMATTADKIADIERGFSLGAKEYVVKDEQLTRLVDKVEKVMASQGPETKVEGSWVKKMFS from the coding sequence ATGGACATAACGATCTTGTTGGTCGATGATTCAAAGTTGGTTCAAGCCAAGTTCAGGTTGGCATTGGAGAATGCAGGGTTTCAAGTTATCAGTGCCCTCGACGGCAAAGAAGGGCTGAGTATCGCCAGGGGAAAAAAGCCGGACCTCATTATCCTGGATGTGAATATGCCGGGGATGGACGGTTGGCAGGTCCTTCGCTCTTTAAAGATTCATCCTGAATTGCGCAAGATACCCGTCATTATGGCTACGACTGCGGACAAGATTGCCGACATAGAACGGGGTTTTTCTCTGGGCGCAAAAGAATACGTCGTCAAGGACGAGCAACTCACCCGTTTGGTCGACAAGGTTGAAAAAGTGATGGCAAGCCAGGGACCTGAGACAAAAGTTGAAGGAAGCTGGGTAAAAAAAATGTTCTCGTAA
- a CDS encoding peptide chain release factor 3, with the protein MNKEHQREVDRRRTFGIISHPDAGKTTLTEKLLLFGGAIQLAGAVKARKAARHATSDWMSIERERGISVTTSVMKFNYRDFEINLLDTPGHQDFSEDTYRVLTAVDSALMVIDSAKGVEPQTERLMEVCRLRNTPIITFINKLDRDGMSPLDVLADIEDKLQIECTPLSWPIGRGKSFKGVYDFYRKKLRLFTPGQETRIQDGVTVTDLADSLLDEILGTQADELRRDVELIEGAANPFEHEHYLKGSQTPVFFGSAINNFGVKELLDAFVEMAPAPGPRAAVSREVHPYEEPFSGFVFKIQANMDPAHRDRIAFLRITSGKFTRGMKVRHNRTGREVALANATIFMAQDRMNVEEAYPGDIIGIHNHGTIKIGDTFSEKEPLKFTGIPNFAPEHFRRVRLKNPIKAKQLQKGLTQLAEEGAVQVFRPVQGNDYILGAVGILQFDVTVTRLKGEYGVDAVYEPVEYTAARWVSCRDKKIMEGFQRKYLLNMAHDAEGHLAYLAPSEWRLGFVMEDWPDIVFLKTREHN; encoded by the coding sequence GTGAACAAGGAACATCAGAGAGAAGTTGACCGACGGCGCACTTTCGGCATCATCAGTCATCCTGACGCCGGGAAAACCACCCTTACGGAAAAACTCCTCCTCTTCGGTGGGGCCATTCAACTGGCCGGGGCCGTGAAGGCCCGAAAGGCTGCCCGCCATGCTACCAGCGACTGGATGTCCATCGAGAGGGAGCGAGGCATATCAGTTACCACTTCGGTGATGAAATTCAACTACCGTGATTTCGAGATAAACCTGCTTGACACCCCCGGGCACCAGGATTTTTCTGAAGACACGTACAGAGTCCTCACGGCGGTGGATAGCGCCCTCATGGTGATAGACAGCGCAAAGGGCGTGGAACCGCAGACGGAAAGACTGATGGAGGTCTGCCGACTGCGTAATACCCCGATCATAACCTTCATCAACAAGCTGGACCGGGACGGGATGTCCCCCCTGGATGTGCTTGCGGACATCGAAGACAAGCTCCAGATCGAGTGTACGCCGCTCTCCTGGCCGATCGGAAGGGGCAAGAGTTTCAAAGGAGTGTATGACTTCTACCGTAAGAAACTGCGTCTTTTTACTCCGGGGCAAGAGACCCGGATTCAGGACGGGGTAACGGTCACCGACCTGGCCGATAGTCTGCTCGATGAAATCCTCGGCACCCAGGCTGATGAGCTGCGCCGAGACGTGGAGTTGATCGAGGGCGCGGCAAACCCCTTTGAACACGAGCACTATCTGAAAGGGAGCCAGACCCCGGTGTTTTTTGGAAGCGCTATCAATAATTTTGGCGTCAAAGAGCTGCTTGACGCCTTCGTAGAGATGGCTCCCGCCCCCGGGCCGAGGGCCGCCGTCTCGCGTGAAGTCCACCCCTACGAAGAACCATTTTCGGGGTTCGTTTTCAAGATACAGGCGAACATGGACCCGGCGCATCGAGACCGCATTGCCTTTCTCCGCATAACTTCAGGCAAATTCACGCGCGGGATGAAAGTCCGCCACAACCGGACCGGTAGAGAGGTAGCCCTGGCCAATGCCACTATTTTTATGGCCCAGGACCGCATGAATGTGGAAGAGGCTTACCCCGGAGACATCATCGGTATCCACAATCATGGAACCATCAAGATCGGGGATACCTTCAGCGAGAAGGAACCCCTCAAGTTCACTGGCATTCCAAATTTCGCCCCGGAACACTTCCGGCGGGTACGCCTGAAGAACCCCATCAAGGCCAAACAACTGCAAAAAGGCCTGACGCAGTTGGCGGAAGAGGGGGCGGTTCAGGTCTTTCGGCCGGTTCAGGGAAACGACTACATCCTGGGAGCAGTGGGGATTCTACAATTCGACGTAACCGTCACACGCCTTAAAGGCGAATACGGTGTGGATGCGGTCTATGAGCCGGTAGAATACACGGCGGCGCGATGGGTCAGCTGCCGGGACAAGAAAATAATGGAAGGGTTTCAAAGGAAATACCTGCTCAACATGGCGCATGATGCAGAAGGACACCTAGCCTACCTGGCGCCCAGCGAGTGGCGACTTGGTTTCGTGATGGAAGACTGGCCTGATATTGTCTTCCTCAAGACCCGCGAACACAACTGA
- a CDS encoding response regulator: MEKHVLVVDDSPTLRASISFCLTNAGYRVSEAVNGQDGLVRLQEMESQKKPPALIISDVNMPEMDGITFIKEVKKTNWKFIPILVLTTESQEAQKLRGKSAGAAGWLLKPFRPEQLLWVVRKFVR, encoded by the coding sequence ATGGAAAAACATGTCCTGGTAGTTGATGATTCACCCACTCTGCGCGCCAGCATCTCTTTTTGCCTGACCAACGCCGGTTACAGGGTATCTGAGGCTGTGAACGGTCAGGACGGGCTCGTCAGGCTGCAAGAGATGGAGTCCCAAAAGAAGCCGCCGGCCTTGATTATCTCAGACGTAAACATGCCCGAAATGGACGGCATAACCTTTATAAAAGAAGTCAAAAAAACAAACTGGAAGTTTATCCCGATCCTTGTTCTGACCACCGAATCACAAGAAGCGCAGAAATTGAGAGGAAAGTCTGCCGGAGCCGCGGGCTGGCTCTTGAAACCTTTCCGGCCGGAACAACTTCTCTGGGTCGTAAGAAAATTTGTCCGTTGA